The genomic segment CCATTTGTAACACCCTCTAACATGTTAGCTATTAAAGCTCTACTTAAACCATGTAATGCTCTATGGTCTTTTTTATCAGAAGGTCTTTCTATAGTAATAACATTGTCATTTATATTAACCTTGATATCAGGATTTATTTGCTCACTTAACTCTCCTTTAGGGCCCTTTACAACTACTAGATTTTTCTCAGTAACTGTAACCTGTACACCTTGAGGTATCGTGATTGGCTGTTTACCTATCCTTGACAATTTGCGCACCTCCTATACAGTTCATCTCTTTTACCATACGTAACAAATTACTTCGCCACCAACACCTAATTTACGTGCTTCTTTATCAGTTATAACACCATTTGATGTTGATATTACAGCTATTCCAAGTCCTCCAAGTACCTTTGGTATTTCATCTCTTTTAGCATAAACTCTTAAGCCCGGCTTTGAGATTTTCTTAAGTCCTGTAATAACTCTTTCTTTGCTTGATCCGTACTTCATTTGTATTCTTATTAATCCTTGTTTTCCGTCTTCTATCACATCAAAACCTTTGATAAAACCTTCGTTTAATAATATATTAGCTAAAGATTTTTTAAGATTTGAAGCTGGCACATCTACAGATTCATGTTTTACAAGGTTAGCATTTCTTATACGTGTTAGCATATCAGCAATAGGATCTGTCATTGTCATAATTAATTACCTCCTTTCCCAGTTTACCAACTTGCCTTTCTTACTCCAGGAATTTGGCCTTTATAAGCTAATTCTCTAAAACAAATACGGCATATTCCAAATTTTCTTAAATACGCATGTGGTCTTCCACATATTCTACATCTATTGTATTCTCTTGTAGAGTACTTTTGTTTTCTTTGTTGTTTTACTTTGAGAGCTGTTTTTGCCACTACTTTCCCTCCTTATTATTGTTTACTAAATGGCATTCCCATTAGTTTTAATAATTCACGTGCTTCTTCGTCAGTTTTTGAAGTAGTTACAAAGATTATATCCATTCCTCTGATTTTTTCAACGTTATCATAGTTGATCTCAGGGAATATTAGCTGCTCTTTTACACCTAATGAATAGTTTCCTCTACCATCAAATGAATTAGGGTTAATTCCTCTAAAGTCTCTAACCCTCGGTAGCGCTATACTGATAAATCTATCTAAAAATTCGTACATTCTTTCACCTCTAAGTGTTACCTTTGCACCTACAGGCATTCCTTCACGAACTTTAAAGTTTGCAACTGATTTTCTCGCTCTAGTAATTATTGGCTTTTGACCTGCTATAGTTTCTAGCTCTTTTACAGCTAATTCCAAAGCTTTACGATTATCTTTGCAATCACCAAGTCCCATATTTATAACGATCTTTTCAAGTTTTGGAACTTGCATTATACTGCTATATTGAAACTTTTCCATTAACGATTTTTTAACTTCGTTAGTATATTTATCCTTTAGTCTAGTCACAAAGTATACCTCCCTTCGCTCTGAAGATTAGTCTAAAACTTCTCCAGTTTTAACTGAAACTCTTACTTTTTTACCATCTTCTAGTTTTTTATATTTAATTCTTGTTCCACTCTTAGCCTTTGAATCATATATCATAACCTTTGATGCATGAATCGGTGCTTCCATCTCCATAATTCCTGCTTGTTGCATTTTTTGAGTAGGCTTTTGATGTTTTTTCACCATATTCACTTTCTCAACGATTACTCTTTCAGTCTTCGGGTTTACCCCAAGTACTTTACCAGTTTTACCTTTATCTTTACCGCTGATTACTACTACAGTATCTCCTTTTTTTACGTGCATTCATTCCACCTCCTAGACCTATAATACTTCAGGAGCTAATGATACTATCTTCATGTATTTTTTATCTCTTAATTCCCTTGCAACAGGTCCAAATATACGAGTCCCTACAGGAGACTTATCGTCTTTAATAACTACAGCTGCATTTTCATCGAATTTTACATAGCTTCCATCATTTCTTCTTAAACCCTGTTTACTTCTAACTATAACAGCCTTAATAACTTCTCCCTTTTTAACAACTCCGCCTGGCGTTGCATTTTTAACCGAAGCAACTATTACGTCACCAATATTTCCATATCTTCTACCGGAACCGCCTAGTACTCGGATACATAACAATTCTTTAGCACCTGAGTTATCAGCTACCTTCAAACGTGATTCTTGTTGAATCATTTGTATACCTCCCTCCATTGCCTACATTGACTACTTGGCACGCTCGATGATTTCAGCAACTCTCCATCTTTTATCCTTGCTCAAAGGTCTTGTTTCCATTATTCTAACCTTATCGCCAATCTTGCACTCGTTGTTTTCATCGTGAGCTTTAAATTTCTTAGTTCTTTTAACTGCTTTTCCATATATAGGATGACGAACGAATTCTTCTACAGCTACAACGGCAGTTTTCTCCATCTTGTCACTTACAATACGTCCTACTCTTACTTTTCTTCTTCCTCTTTCCACGATATTACCTCCCTTCATGTACTATAGGTTTATCTCTTTTATTTCTCTTTCTCTTATAATAGTTTTCACACGGGCAATATCCTTCTTAACAGTTCTTATTGTTAAAGGGTTTTCTAATTGTCCAGTTGCTAATTGGAATCTTAAGTTGAATAGCTCAGCTTTTAAATCATTAAGCTTTTGCGATAATTCTTGTGAAGTCATATCACGAAGTTTATTAGCTTTCATTTGCTTCACCATCCTTTTCTTGCATTTCCTGACGTGTTACAAACTTACATTTGATTGGAAGTTTCATTGCTGCAAGTCTCATCGCTTCTCTTGCTAGCTCTTCATCTACGCCAGACATTTCAAACATTACTCTACCAGGTTTAACTACTGCTACCCAGTACTCTGGAGAACCCTTACCAGCACCCATACGAGTCTCAGCTGGTTTTTGTGTAACTGGTTTATGAGGGAAGATTTTTATCCAAACCTTTCCACCTCTTTTAATATGTCTATTGATGGCAATCCTTGCCGCTTCTATTTGATTAGAAGTAATCCATGTTGGTTCAAGGGCCACAAGGCCGTATTCACCATAAGTAACGGTATTACCTCTATTAGCTTTACCCTTCATTCTGCCTCTATGAACTCTACGACGTTTCACTCTTTTAGGCATTAACATGGTATATATCCTCCTTTCTTAACAATAGAACTACTTGTTACCTCTATTATCTCTAGATCTATTGTCTCTAGGTCTATTATCTCTTGATCTGTTATCTCTTGATCTATTGTCTCTAGATTTTGGCTTTCTTCTGCTTCTCTTTTCTTGCTTAGGCTCTTCTACAACCATTCCTGGAAGAATTTCGCCCTTATAAATCCACACCTTAATTCCTATTTTACCATAAGTAGTGTCGGCTTCAGCAAATCCATAATCTATATCAGCTCTAAGTGTTGATAGCGGAACATTTCCTTCACTGTAGCTTTCAGTTCTAGCCATCTCTGCACCATTTAATCTACCAGCAACAGCTACCTTGATTCCTTGGGCTCCAGCCTTCATAGCTCTACCAATAGCTTGCTTCATAGCTCTTCTAAATGCAATTCTTCTTTCTAAAGCAAAGGCTACACTTTCAGCTACTAATTGAGAATCTATTTCTGGTTTTCTAACCTCTGTAATATCTATATGCACAGATTTAGAACTCATTTTTCTAAGTTCTTTCTTTAACCCTTCGATATTTTCTCCACCTCTACCTACTACCATACCTGGCTTAGATGTTAAAATATTTATGTTGATTCTATTGGCCGTTCTCTTTATAAGAATTCTTGAGATTCCTGAAGTATACAATCTATTTTTAATGTATTTTCTTATCTTAAAGTCTTCCACTAACAGATCTGAATAGTCTTTTTTATTAGCAAACCACTTTGAATCCCAATCTTTAATTATTCCGACTCTCAATCCGTGTGGACTTACCTTTTGACCCATGCATTTTCCCTCCTTCTATTCCTTTTCTTTTAAAACAACTCCTATATGACTAGTTCTTCTTAAAATCGGATTAGCTCTTCCCATTGAACCTGCTTTCCATCTCTTCATAGTAGGTCCTTGATTAGCATATACCTCTGAAACGAATAAACTTTCTACATCCATTCCATGATTGTTCTCAGCATTTGCTACTGCTGATTCAATTACTTTTTTAAGTACTGCAGCACCTTTTCTAGGAGTGAACTTTAATATAGCTATCGCTTCATTAGCGTTCTTTCCTCTTACTAAATCTGCAATTGGTTTCATTTTTCTAGGAGAAATCCTAATATATTTAGCAATCGCTTTAGCTTCCACTGCATTACCTCCTCCCATAACTTTTCTCAGGTTATCTAACCTTGCTTGATTTTTCTCCTGCATGACCTCTAAACGTTCTAGTAGGAGCAAACTCTCCTAATTTATGTCCGATCATATCCTCAGTAATATATACTGGAACGTGTTTTCTTCCATCATGAACAGCTATCGTGTGTCCAATCATTTGTGGAAATATAGTTGATGCTCTTGACCAAGTTTTGATTACTTTCTTGTCTCCCTTGTCATTCATCTCTTCTATTCTTTTTAGAAGCTTAGGTTCCACAAAAGGTCCCTTTTTCAATGATCTACCCATGTCTTACGCTTCCTCCTTTCATGCACAAAGCAATAAGGTACATAGGGCCAGATAAATATTACGCTATCCTCTGAGCCCCTATTTACTCTTTCTTCTCTTAATAATAAATTTATCTGATTTCTTATTTTTCTTTCTAGTTTTGTATCCGATAGTCGGTTTACCCCAAGGTGTAACTGGAGACGGTCTACCGATAGGCGCTCTACCTTCACCACCACCGTGGGGATGGTCATTTGGATTCATTACAGAACCTCTTACAGTAGGTCTTATACCCATATGTCTCTTTCTTCCAGCTTTACCTATAGTTATATTTTCATGATCTAAGTTTCCAACTTGACCAATTGTCGCTTTACATTCAACTCTAACAAGTCTTACCTCACCGGATGGTAATCTAACGTGAGCATAGTTTCCTTCTTTAGCCATAAGCTGAGCTGAAGTTCCAGCTGATCTTACCATTTGTC from the Maledivibacter sp. genome contains:
- the rpsS gene encoding 30S ribosomal protein S19; the encoded protein is MGRSLKKGPFVEPKLLKRIEEMNDKGDKKVIKTWSRASTIFPQMIGHTIAVHDGRKHVPVYITEDMIGHKLGEFAPTRTFRGHAGEKSSKVR
- a CDS encoding type Z 30S ribosomal protein S14 is translated as MAKTALKVKQQRKQKYSTREYNRCRICGRPHAYLRKFGICRICFRELAYKGQIPGVRKASW
- the rpmC gene encoding 50S ribosomal protein L29, with protein sequence MKANKLRDMTSQELSQKLNDLKAELFNLRFQLATGQLENPLTIRTVKKDIARVKTIIREREIKEINL
- the rpsQ gene encoding 30S ribosomal protein S17; the encoded protein is MVERGRRKVRVGRIVSDKMEKTAVVAVEEFVRHPIYGKAVKRTKKFKAHDENNECKIGDKVRIMETRPLSKDKRWRVAEIIERAK
- the rpsH gene encoding 30S ribosomal protein S8, which gives rise to MTMTDPIADMLTRIRNANLVKHESVDVPASNLKKSLANILLNEGFIKGFDVIEDGKQGLIRIQMKYGSSKERVITGLKKISKPGLRVYAKRDEIPKVLGGLGIAVISTSNGVITDKEARKLGVGGEVICYVW
- the rplE gene encoding 50S ribosomal protein L5 is translated as MTRLKDKYTNEVKKSLMEKFQYSSIMQVPKLEKIVINMGLGDCKDNRKALELAVKELETIAGQKPIITRARKSVANFKVREGMPVGAKVTLRGERMYEFLDRFISIALPRVRDFRGINPNSFDGRGNYSLGVKEQLIFPEINYDNVEKIRGMDIIFVTTSKTDEEARELLKLMGMPFSKQ
- the rpsC gene encoding 30S ribosomal protein S3 is translated as MGQKVSPHGLRVGIIKDWDSKWFANKKDYSDLLVEDFKIRKYIKNRLYTSGISRILIKRTANRININILTSKPGMVVGRGGENIEGLKKELRKMSSKSVHIDITEVRKPEIDSQLVAESVAFALERRIAFRRAMKQAIGRAMKAGAQGIKVAVAGRLNGAEMARTESYSEGNVPLSTLRADIDYGFAEADTTYGKIGIKVWIYKGEILPGMVVEEPKQEKRSRRKPKSRDNRSRDNRSRDNRPRDNRSRDNRGNK
- the rplV gene encoding 50S ribosomal protein L22 is translated as MEAKAIAKYIRISPRKMKPIADLVRGKNANEAIAILKFTPRKGAAVLKKVIESAVANAENNHGMDVESLFVSEVYANQGPTMKRWKAGSMGRANPILRRTSHIGVVLKEKE
- the rplN gene encoding 50S ribosomal protein L14; amino-acid sequence: MIQQESRLKVADNSGAKELLCIRVLGGSGRRYGNIGDVIVASVKNATPGGVVKKGEVIKAVIVRSKQGLRRNDGSYVKFDENAAVVIKDDKSPVGTRIFGPVARELRDKKYMKIVSLAPEVL
- the rplX gene encoding 50S ribosomal protein L24 gives rise to the protein MHVKKGDTVVVISGKDKGKTGKVLGVNPKTERVIVEKVNMVKKHQKPTQKMQQAGIMEMEAPIHASKVMIYDSKAKSGTRIKYKKLEDGKKVRVSVKTGEVLD
- the rplP gene encoding 50S ribosomal protein L16; this translates as MLMPKRVKRRRVHRGRMKGKANRGNTVTYGEYGLVALEPTWITSNQIEAARIAINRHIKRGGKVWIKIFPHKPVTQKPAETRMGAGKGSPEYWVAVVKPGRVMFEMSGVDEELAREAMRLAAMKLPIKCKFVTRQEMQEKDGEANES